The Apium graveolens cultivar Ventura chromosome 6, ASM990537v1, whole genome shotgun sequence genome contains a region encoding:
- the LOC141666909 gene encoding glycosyltransferase BC10-like, which produces MFSTSTPFIPTTVLLFSLIIIFFFAPSFLPITKSPPIPLADELDDLSLFTRATRRASAKSRLGTTNHNPKIAFLFLTNTDLYFSPLWQVFFNNHSALYNIYIHADPTLQITPPTGVFQGRLIANLHRTYRGTATLVSAARRLLATAILDDSSNFYFALISQQCIPLHSFMFVYNALFTTDSDSTALDKISFIEILSNQSILWDRYNARGKRVMVPEVPFEKFRVGSQFFILTRRHSLMVLRDKRLWRKFKIPCINVHSCYPEEHYFPTLLSMLDPKGCSSYTLTRVNWTDSVNGHPHTYYPPEVSAQLIYTLRESNSSHSYLFARKFSPDCLKPLLDLSEKVIFKD; this is translated from the coding sequence ATGTTTTCAACTTCAACTCCATTTATCCCAACAACAGTCCTTCTATTCTCCTTGATTATCATCTTCTTTTTTGCCCCTTCTTTTCTCCCAATCACTAAATCACCACCAATCCCTCTTGCTGATGAACTTGATGACTTGTCTTTATTCACACGCGCCACTCGACGCGCCTCCGCTAAGTCCCGCCTTGGCACCACCAATCATAACCCCAAGATTGCTTTCTTGTTCTTGACAAACACTGACCTCTATTTTTCACCCTTGTGGCAAGTGTTTTTCAACAACCACTCTGCCTTGTATAATATATACATACACGCTGACCCAACTCTTCAAATTACACCACCTACTGGTGTTTTTCAAGGCCGTCTCATTGCTAATTTGCATAGGACTTATCGGGGGACTGCCACGCTTGTTTCCGCTGCTCGCCGCCTTCTTGCCACCGCCATTCTTGATGATTCCAGTAACTTCTACTTTGCTCTCATTTCGCAACAATGCATTCCTTTACATTCTTTTATGTTTGTTTATAATGCCTTATTTACTACTGATTCGGATTCCACTGCGTTAGATAAGATTAGTTTTATTGAAATTTTGTCCAATCAATCCATTTTATGGGATAGATATAATGCTAGAGGTAAACGTGTGATGGTTCCGGAAGTACCCTTTGAAAAGTTTCGGGTTGGGTCTCAATTTTTTATACTAACTAGGAGGCACTCCTTGATGGTGCTTAGGGATAAGAGATTGTGGAGAAAATTTAAGATTCCATGTATAAATGTACATTCTTGTTATCCCGAAGAGCATTATTTTCCTACATTGTTGTCGATGTTGGATCCGAAGGGGTGTTCTTCTTATACATTGACAAGGGTCAATTGGACGGATAGTGTTAATGGTCACCCTCATACTTATTACCCGCCTGAAGTGTCGGCACAACTGATTTACACTTTGAGGGAGTCAAATTCCTCTCATTCATATCTGTTTGCCCGGAAATTCTCACCGGATTGTTTGAAGCCGTTGTTGGATTTATCCGAGAAAGTCATCTTCAAGGACTGA
- the LOC141665703 gene encoding uncharacterized protein LOC141665703, whose amino-acid sequence MNLHLGGRLWQQFIVDAFAAVEQYRLDWIRNHQSVIRSDLYRSIRDSVAKGDTDPCNKGKNVILPATHTGSQRYMNQYFKDSLAICRTIGHPSLFLTMTCNTQWPEIKSMMEHFPGVDVADKPDVIARVFKLKLDQLLDLIKKKNYFGKCIGVMYVIEFQKRGLPHCHMLIWLHPRDRPQNTEQIDKLISAEIPDSKNDLIGYHVVQNFIIHGPCGKDYSYSPYMVKGQCGRHFPKKYNANTFFDDCGFPVYRRRRTELHVEKKGVKLDNQFVVPYNRDLLIRFHCHINLEVCNSSRSLKYLFKYCLKGHDTATMLLRKKHTSGETSTSCTKPKIRDEIKNFLDGRYICASEAAWRLFGFDIHHRFPSVDRLPVHLEGEKNVSFKKHDNLQDVADRAKMRFSKLEGWFEENKNIPEARQFTYNQFPQYFTWKGDVCRWKYVKEAQFLDDCPMFMLHLVRLFSSG is encoded by the exons ATGAATCTTCACCTCGGTGGAAGGTTATGGCAGCAGTTTATAGTTGATGCTTTTGCTGCAGTTGAGCAGTATAGGTTGGACTGGATAAGAAATCATCAGAGTGTTATAAGGTCAGATTTGTACAGATCCATTCGTGATTCAGTTGCAAAAGGTGACACAGACCCATGTAATAAAGGAAAAAATGTCATTCTTCCAGCAACGCATACCGGCTCTCAGAGATACATGAATCAATATTTTAAAGATTCTTTGGCAATTTGTCGGACTATTGGACATCCATCCCTATTTCTTACAATGACGTGCAATACACAATGGCCAGAGATTAAGAGTATGATGGAACATTTTCCCGGAGTAGATGTTGCAGATAAACCGGATGTAATAGCTAGAGTTTTTAAGCTAAAGCTTGATCAGCTGTTAGACCttattaagaaaaaaaattattttggtaaatgtATAGGAG TCATGTATGTTATTGAATTTCAAAAGCGTGGTCTTCCTCATTGCCATATGTTGATATGGTTACATCCACGAGACCGCCCACAGAACACGGAACAAATTGATAAGTTGATATCTGCAGAAATACCTGATTCTAAGAATGATCTGATTGGTTATCATGTTGTTCAGAATTTTATCATTCATGGACCTTGCGGAAAGGACTACTCATATTCACCATATATGGTGAAGGGGCAGTGCGGTCGTCATTTTCCCAAAAA ATATAATGCCAATACTTTCTTTGACGATTGTGGTTTCCCAGTATATCGTAGACGCCGAACAGAGCTTCACGTAGAGAAGAAAGGTGTCAAATTGGATAACCAATTTGTCGTACCTTACAACAGAGATTTGTTAATCAGGTTTCACTGTCACATAAATTTAGAAGTTTGCAATAGCTCACGGTCTTTGAAGTATCTATTTAAATACTGTCTCAAAGGTCATGACACAGCTACAATGCTTCTAAGGAAGAAGCACACTTCGGGTGAAACAAGCACCTCATGTACAAAGCCTAAGATAAGAGACGAAATAAAAAACTTTTTGGATGGACGTTATATCTGTGCTTCTGAAGCTGCTTGGCGTCTATTTGGTTTTGACATACATCATCGATTCCCAAGTGTTGATCGTTTGCCGGTGCATCTGGAGGGTGAGAAAAATGTGTCCTTCAAGAAGCATGACAACCTCCAAGATGTTGCTGACAGAGCAAAGATGAGATTTAGTAAACTTGAAGGATGGTTCGAGGAAAATAAAAATATCCCCGAGGCAAGGCAGTTTACATACAACCAGTTTCCTCAATATTTCACTTGGAAAGGTGATGTATGTCGTTGGAAATACGTGAAAGAGGCACAGTTTTTGGACGATTGTCCGATGTTCATGCTTCATCTGGTGAGACTTTTTTCCTCCGGATGA